The Quercus robur chromosome 7, dhQueRobu3.1, whole genome shotgun sequence genome has a segment encoding these proteins:
- the LOC126691629 gene encoding uncharacterized protein LOC126691629 — translation MSAGVCGKRVGFEEIFGPSSPTSCSSAKRPRSSSFGSGSDDSVSVLLQMFPDLDPQLVERICRNHNNKIEDAVVSLRAICFADVNARNRSQSSDCTNITNCGDVPSQSSATCSQMPEQRVEDVKDMRTTVDYGNTMDGSKWVDLFVHEMMNATDIDDARGRATRILEAFEQSITAPSRASEELEHASLKEHLQSLLNDNQILKRAVAIQHERNLEQEERIKGVEQLKHLLSQYQEQIRSLELTNYSLKLHLQRAQESSSIPGRFHPDLY, via the exons ATGTCTGCCGGGGTTTGCGGgaaacgggtcgggttcgaagaaATTTTCGGACCTTCATCTCCGACGTCGTGCTCTTCTGCTAAGAGACCCAGGTCGTCCAGTTTCGGATCCGGATCCGATGACTCTGTATCTGTTTTGCTCCAAATGTTCCCCGACTTGGATCCACAG ttgGTGGAAAGAATTTGTAGGAATCACAATAATAAGATTGAAGATGCTGTTGTGAGTCTACGAGCAATTTGTTTTGCTGATGTTAATGCAAGAAATAGATCACAAAGCTCTGATTGCACAAATATCACAAATTGTGGTGATGTTCCTAGTCAAAGCTCCGCGACAT GCAGTCAAATGCCGGAGCAGAGAGTTGAAGATGTAAAGGACATGAGAACAACTGTTGACTATGGAAATACAATGGATGGGTCTAAGTGGGTCGATTTGTTTGTGCATGAAATGATGAATGCGACAGACATTGATGATGCTAGGGGACGTGCTACAAGGATTCTGGAGGCTTTTGAACAAAGTATAACTGCCCCATCAAGGGCATCAGAGGAG CTGGAGCATGCATCTCTAAAGGAGCATCTGCAGAGCTTGTTAAATGATAACCAGATTTTAAAGAGAGCGGTTGCCATCCAGCATGAACGCAATTTGGAGCAAGAAGAGAGGATAAAGGGGGTTGAACAGCTAAAACATCTGTTAAGCCAATATCAAGAACAAATTCGAAGTTTAGAG CTCACAAACTACAGCTTGAAGCTCCATCTGCAGAGGGCACAAGAAAGTAGCTCAATTCCTGGGCGATTTCATCCTGACCTATATTAA